agaaatatcgctaatcaagatttggtaacaaaatgtttcctgacaTAATATTTCATTGTTGCTAAGTATTGTTTCAGAGAATATTTGTTATAGTAAATctattaagttttttttttatagatttaTGTTGTGATGTATCCTCAATATATACCAGCAAAAATTATTcacatgtaatttaaaatgtttgctatttatgtatgtaactaTTGAATACGAGTATAAgctatattttgttaattattattatcatgaacatttatatttatgtgaAAAATCTGGTGTTCTagtaaagcaatacatgtatatgtacaattaagtttatttgatataaacatttcaaataaaaaattgataCAACCCCTTAGGATcacttataaaataaataccaatatttccatgtatgtatgataaaatCTGATGTAACAGTCGACCATGTctactcatttcatttcatttcaacttatttttgtgcttatatccaattaaggtccaagcacgctgtcctgggcacacacctcagctatcttggctgtctgtccaggacagtgggttagttgttagttggttagtggttagtgagagggaagagagtgtagtgagaaagaagagggtgtagtgttaCCCAtggagcccttaagaactcgctctggattggagacggtaccgggctgcgaactctgtacctaccagcctgtagtccgatggcttaacccaTGTCTACTCCATTACATCTACTGGCTTTGGTGCTGCAGCAGTTTAGCTATCCAGGGCGGATCTGAGAGGGAGGACCATGGGGACTTgtccctccaaaaaaaaaaaaaaaacccccttttcaaacaatttgtttacaatttttattttacttttattgagGTGCTTATTTCAGGGGGCTGGTCCATGCACTCGTTTGCTTTAGGTCCTTCCATAAAaaatttcctggatccgcccttgtCTTCTTCCTTGAGACTGGTAAATGCGGAGTTTGTGTTGCTTTACCATCTCCCTCAGTACGAGTTTTAATGAAGCGTCATTTGTGCCTGGAATTGGGTTATACGGAGGCGTCACATTTGTTTTCACTTGTACATCAAagtcagtggtatgtgctatcctgtctatgggatggtgcatgtaagagatcccttgcttataatcgaaaagagtggcccatgaagtggcaacagcaggtttcctccctcaatatctgtgtggtccataaccatatgtccaacgccatattaTAACTGtacatgaaatgtgttgagtgcgttgttagataaaaacattccttccttcacaTTTGTTTTCAGAGTGGCAGGCACTCTCAGCATGCCACTGTCGACATGTTCAGTAGATTAAGCCATTGTCATTGTGTCCCACCCACCTGTCCCTTGTATTCCGCCAGACTTCCTCGGTGgttccattcagctgattggggtttttctctctcGTTACAACCAATGaactacaactggacaaaggccgtggtatgtgctttcctgtctgtgggaaagtgccgatgattaattaatcaatgtgcttcagtggagtcgttaatcaaaacaaacaaacaaacttcccCCAGACTTATTGAAATCAGATCTTATTAAGCGTGGTGGATTTTTCCTTcttaaattaaatgattaaagaaaaacaacaattttggtttcttttgtcacgacaccactagatcacattggaaggaaggaaatgttttatttaacgacacactccacacattttaattacggttatatggcgtcgaacatatggttaaggaccacacagatattgagagaagaaacctgcgctgtcgccactacttttttataaacaaatgaaacactatacaaatgaAACTCAGAGATGTGTATGCTTGAAGAGTGGCCATAACCCTCGGAGGGTACGGCcatgaatgggtccaccaacgggtaTCGATCAAAGATCGATCACACActaggcgagcactgtaccactgagctacgtccagccactagatcacattgatttatcaataatcggctattggatgtcagacatttggtaattttgacatatagtcttagagaggaaacccgctacatttttccattagtagcaattaaggtatcgtttatatgcaccagccgagagacaggatagcacacaccacggcctttgatataccagtcgtggtgcactagctggaatgttgagaaaaaaaacaatgctATATGTGTAATATAAGAAAAAAGTGATTACCTCGTGCGTTCACGAAGTTTCAGTCGATCATTACTGATGTCATTCATATACACTTATTTCCGCTCTTATATctaattgaggttcaagcacgctatcccgGGCACACACTTCATCCTATCTGGattgtttgtccaggacagtgggttagtggttagttagagaagTGTCGGTTTAGTGTTTTTACACCTAAGGaattgagttgttaaacaaaactggcACTGGgtgggaggcgaacccagtcaTAAAGACCGAAACCAGTCACCCCAGGGGGCTAactcacaaaggtctcttaggatCTGCTAGGCagcaaagcatcctctttgcaagtctttttgcattgcactgcgatatcgcaaagttgcgagagtttagtgaattgggtcccagataaagaaagaaatgttttattttacgacgcactcaacacattttatttacggttatatggcgtcagacatatggttaaggaccacacagattttgagaggaaacccgtgtcgccacttcatgggctactctttccgattagcagcaagggatcttttatttgcgctttcccacaggcaggatagcacaaaccatggcctttgttgaaccagttatggatcactggtcggtgcaactggtttatacctacccactgagccttacggagcactcactcagggtttggagtcggtatctggattaaaaatcccatgcctcgactgggatccgaacccagtacctaccagcctgtagaccgatggcctaaccacgacgccaccgaggccggtgggtcCCAGATAAGGCCAATTTGCAGTGAAATAGTCTATATTAAATACGGCAGTTAGGAGACTGCTCTTTATTAAGAGCTACATGTACAGCCACTGCTTACATCGATAACGTGTATGGATttcgttttaaaatatttctttaccaGACAGGAAAATCTAATTACCCATCTGACGCATTCGTAACACTGTGCCATATTTGGGTTACGGTATAGATAACGAGAAGGTAAACATTTCTTGCTTCCTGTGTAtaacatacccccccccccccccccaaacaaacagacaaacaaaccctcacacacaaacacacacacacacacacacacacacacacacaccaggaaACGCGTAGCTTCCACGGAACAATATCATAAACATGACACTTCTGATTAAAAGTATGAATCTAATAATATCAGTATGgacaagaagtttgttttgtttaacgacacccctagagcacattgatttattaatcattggctatgggatgtcaaacatttggtaatttgacatatagtcttagagaggaaacgcgaaacattttctcattagtatcaagggatcttttatatgcaccattccacagacaggataacacataccacggcctttgttataccagtcgtggtgcactggctggaacgagaaatagctcaaagggtccaccgacggggatcgatcccagaccgaccccagtggtaaagcgctcgctcgatgcgcggtcggtctaggatcgatccccgtcggtgggcccattgggctatttctcgctccagccagtgcaccacgactggtatatcaaaggccgtggtatgtgttatcctgtctgtggactggtgcatataaaagatcccttgctgctaatcgaaaagagtagcccataaagtggcgacagcgggttttctctctcagtatctgtgtccgacgccatataaccgtaaataaaatgtgttgagtgcgtcgttaaataaaacatttccttcttcccactgggctacgtttcccctccccccccccccccccccccccccccaagtatGGACAAAGTCgatgatttatttttcaataaggTTTTTAAGTCTGCAtctagtttgatacccaatagccgatgtatttgttcGTGCTTGGGTGTGGCTAAACAttcagtggtgtgtgtgtgtgtgtgtgtgtgtgtgtgtgtgtatcaacAGAAACTCACATATTTACATCCTTATCATCAAAAgtataattcattaaaaaaaaaccccacacaattcCCCCGCCCCGTccaaccccccctcccccaaacaaaCCGTACCTGGAGGTTTAAATGAGTCTATTGGACTTGCATGAGaagactacatacatgtactccGATTCTTGTACCACGTGACCCCACCTTAAGCTAGTGCCGTTTTAGGATAGGCATGGTCCATAAACCTGTCACTATTTAGTCTGGTGATATGTTACTAAAGTAGATTTTTGTGGAGCAATGAAAGGAGTCAAAATTGTCGACGTTTTATTGCATGTTCAAAAGAAAAACGAAGATGTTTTGACATTTTCTCTATAGCAGGGGTTGAATATATGTTATCAAGTGAACTGGGAACTgctatttaaaacaacaagccaCACAAATAAACCAAACCATCACCACCctcaaaaatgtattacatttataacatttacatttataacatttattatttaagagCACAAATTGCGTTATTTGATCCGAGAAGTACGCTTATCGCAATTGCTTTGCAACTTCTATCGCATAGCGCATACTCAGTTGATTAGAAATCCTCATGAATTTCCTTGTTTATTGAGAGTgacgaatacagcacatattcacTCTCGTGGAAATTTTGAAACGAGTTCTATATTAAGCATCAAAggataatgttttcaaatatgtttttcgaTTTACTTTGACAATTCAGTGCAATATTGGTTTGTTGACCATCGCGTTTATTTTTGTCCTTTATAAGATTGTATTTTTGGTATGTTGAGGTAATCTTTCAcaactgttatattatatattatactgttATATTATAACTATCCATGTTGAAATAACATAACACAACCAACTACTGACGTTATCGTCATTgcttatttatattttcaagacTCAAGCAACAACTGTTCTTATTAACTATCTCTCTAGGGAAATACAGTTTCTCCCCTTTCATGTCTCTCTCTAGGGAAATACAGTTTCTCCCCTTTCATGTCACGTTacgttaatttgttttaactgtatctttcaagaaggaaggaaatgttttatttaacgacgcactcaactcattttatttactgttatatggcgtcagacatatggttaaggaccacgcagatattaagagtgaacccgctgtcgccacttcatgggctatcttttcgattagcagcaagctattttttagatgcaccatcccactgacaggatagtacataccacggcctttattacaccagttgtggagcattggctggaacgagaaatagccaaatttgtccaccgacggagatcgatcctaaaccgaccgcacatcaagcgcaCATGGGGAGTAGAGAAAATGGAATCGACCCCTTGGGACAGGTGGCCACCGATTACAGCTTGCCACATATACAGTCTTTAAaacgtttgttgttgttgttgttgttttgtcgtCTGTAAGGACTGACAATAAATTAACTTTCGATTTGTCGCCTCCTTTAGAAATAAGGTGATTGGaatgtattaatgtaaaatCGTTCTCAATAAGTTCgatttctttttccatttaattatttgattCCTACTCCATGCAGTGTACTTGGTAAGGTATtagtggtgcaggggtgtaacattctctttgagaatggccaatacagcacacagtTGAAATTtggagtaaaagtcagtatctatctgtgatatttgtatttttggacagttatttacactgttttcagttaaatcttgaattgttatatcgatgttgatcatcactttatttgtttgcattaccatagtttgacacccagtagccgatgtatttttcgtgctggggtgtcgttaaacattcattcattcattcttggtAAGGTAttaggattaataaatcacattTCCTGTTACAATGATAGTAAACATTTACCGcagccgcttaatacaggtattttagcgatttgggatccgatttaggtggccgctggccgcgttagacaggtgaccgtttattacaggtgcatttacactAAAGATCATTTGGGAGATAAAAGGTGgtcgcttaaggcaggtgaccgctgattactggtgaccgctaggacaggtttgactgtgtgtgtgtgtgtgtgcgtgcgtgcgtgcgtgtgtgtataataCAGTTTCAAATCTGGTTCTCGTTTTGTCTTGATTATTCGGTGCAATAATATAGGGTTATTTACCACAACTCCATACACTGTTTTTCATGATCTGACCCTAGTGTATATTTGTCTTTCATAAATagcaccggcctcagtggcgtcgtggttaggccattggtctacaggctggtagatactgggttcggatcccagtcgaggaatgggatttttaacccagataccgactccaaaccctgagtgagtgctcaatggataggtgtaaaccacttgcaccgaccagtgatccataactggttcaacaaaggccatggtttgtgctatcaagcctgtggaaagcgcaaataaaagatccattgctgcctgtcgtaaaagagtagcctatgtggctatgtggcgacagcgggtttcctctaaaaaacagtgtcgaccatatgtgtgacgtccaatagccgatgataagataaaaaaatcaatgtgctctagtggcgccgttaaataaaacaaactttactttttcataaaTAGCCGTCTACACCATTTTTATCAATAAGTTTACAATTACAAATTGATTTGGTCatcatatacatttatttgatGCCCAGTagcctgggttttttttgtgatgGGGTATTGTAGAATtgattcactcattcattcttACAGCGCTGAATACAAACGTATTGCTataacaatatttttagaaCGTCCAATAACAAGTTTAGAAGCGTATTGGAACCGTACTGACAATTTTGACACCAAAACAAAgtatggtacagcgctcgtttgatgcgcgctcgatctaggatcgattcccgtcggtggccccattgggctatttctcgttccagccagtgcaccacgattggtatattaaaggctgtggtatgtgctatcctgtctgtgggatggtgcatataaaagataccttgctgctaatcgaaaaagagtagcccatgaagtggcgacaatgggtttcctctctcaatatctatgtggtccataACAGGAAAGCACCCAAGTCCACTGAAGAAAGTCGGCCCAAAGGACATCACTGTTTTGCGATAGCTCAGGCAGTGCTCCACGACTATTATTGCAGGCGAGTTAGCAGTAAACTGTGCAGGAGGATGTCTAGACTGTGGGGAGCGAAGTTTTATGGAGGTCGGATCATGCTCCCCCGGAAAATTAATTGAATCAAAAAACAATTCACTTGGGGTCAAGGgggatgaccccccccccccccccacacacacacacaccctccccttCCTTAGCATATGTTTGCGCCTGTAGACCTACTGTCTTGTGTATGcaatattgcatataaaatataatttcccgctaatggaaaacaaatatgtcgttataaaataaactaactCTTGAGACAGCTTGAGAATATAAtcaattttattccattttttaaaatatcaacacaATACAGCTCATGGCTAAACGTTTAGAAAAATGCACTATATATAGACTATCATTTAACGAGTCTTGTCATGCGCGTGTGCTggggaaggtgtgtgtgtgtgtgaggttgGGGATCGAACCCCCTGGTCCAagaaacatttcatttaaataaaaagtattttgcGTAGAAGCATGACCCGACCCGCTTAAAAACTTCACGCGCCACAACTATCCCTCCCTCCAGTACATCagtctgcacacgcgcctgcttAGTTTCAAAATCTTAGAAAGATGTTTATATAATTTCTTGAAACAAGCTGTATTGTTATCTCCTTAAACATATATCATTGAGTACATGGGCAGTCGCCCCtaccctcaccccacccccgagCTGGGACAAATTCTCAAATTCGGGCCAAAAAATGGAGATATTCGGAAAAAAATTGGtttgcctgaaaccttttcaccattaaTTAACTCAATATTTATTCAAAGATCGAGGTAATTAAGTTGTTATAAGTCAGTTTTGCTTGTCGGCGTCTTTTTTCAACTTGGCCAAGGCAGCTAACCGATCATCTCTCCACTGTCTGCGCTGACCGATGTTTTCGACCGATCCGAACATGTTGCCGACGTCTTCGTGTATTCTTCTCATTGTATCCCCGCCCATTAGTCTGGGGCTTCCCAATTCCGTCTGCAGTTTGTATATCATATCTCTATACCGGTCGCAATAGCTTTCGAACCCTAAAATAACAAATCAGTTTactatattactgttattaacTGAAGTGAATCTaatggtttaaaaatgtttcttatttAGCTAAGTAATACTTATAAATTGCATTCTATTTAGTCAGCTTTGATAGTTCGAGTTTTATATTCCAATATTGTAATAGAGGTTTCCTTTTTGGAGACATTATGCCAGggaaaagaaacaacaaaaacaaacaacaaaaaacccagcgAAAAACAATAGACCACCAacaccccaacccaacccaacgaAACCAGGCATGCAACTAACTCAagaacttttacaaaaaaaacgtACAAACTTCGAAGTATGATCAAACAGGACAAACATATCTATTTGTTGTTCATACACGTGCACTCTTTTTTGCTATCTCACTCACTCAGTCAGTCACACACTCAGCCCATCACTCAGTCAACCACTCACTCAGAGTCCCGAGTCAGGTCCCCGATCTTATCGTAGGCTCttgatgggcgtgttcgaaaccctagtggtatatgagcacgttaaactagtcaCCTGGACCTggactcactcactcactcactcactcactcactgaaATACGGACACACACAACAAGCTCATGTAGAGGACAAATGACAGTGAATAAAAAATAGAtacctctttttttaaataaaaatatgccaTTGCCGTATTTTAGTTACAAACATGCATTGTACCCAGTAACACATCCCCTCTTCATAACAGTTTGAGATATACCTTCAGCATTCAAATAACCCGTTTCAAAAGGTCCCATAAAAGCATAGCGAGTCCCAAGTcctgatgacatcactttgtcGCAGTCCTGCACACTGATAATACCATcctgaaaacaacaaaataaataaacagaaattaacTGTAGTGATGAAGGCAATAAGGGCCAAATTTATGAAACCTGTTTTTATTAAACGCAAgtctttaagcattgtaaatacacgCGTGTAAATctaaaacaggttttgtaaatttggccatAACTATTTTGAACCGGAGTacatttttgtgattttaaaactgtttatctTATTTTCTCTTCTATCGCTTGTGTAAAACTGATGGAAATCCTCTCGGTTAGCCGAAAAATAACTATCTATATATAcgaccaaatcaaattccataattATGTGACTGACTAAACCTGCTATACGCAGCGTTTCACAGGAATGTACTATTACTGTCCAgatgaaacaatattttataacaacTGATATTGTCACGAGTAGTAGGAATGGTAATATTAACAGTTGCTCAGctgttcaaatatttaaaaaaaatgttttatcatcTGGGCAATTATTTGGTTAAAGTACATAACTTTTGtaattgaataattaatattatcatgcttttttaaatttatattcttCACTACCCATTCatattttgaagttttatattgatgttgatcgtcactttctgtttgcatttaccatagtttgacacccaatagccgatgtttgtttcgtgctggggtgtcgttaaacatctattctatctaTTCTATCAATTATAccatatactatatataagaaaaaaaaaaagacaaagaaaagttttatttaacgacgcactcaacgcattttatttacggttatatggcgtcagacatatggttaaaaaccacacagatattgagagaggaaacccgctgtcgccacttcataggctactcttttcgattagcacaagtttttttttaatatgcaccatcccacagacagggtagtaaatactacggcctttgatataccagtagtgatgcactgggtggaacgagaaataacccaatgggcccaccgacggggatcgatcccagaccgaccgcgcatcgagcgagcgctttaccactgggctacgtcccgccccatatactatatatattgcTTATACAAACAAGCTATTGTGCTTACGGtgataaagaattgaattgaattaaactgaatataatagaatTGAACTGAACTGATCTGTGCTGTTAAAAGTTAAGTGCACTTTGAACtttgcattttaccatagtttgacacccaatagccgatgtagttttcatgctggggtgtcgttaaacattcattcattcattcatcatcatGAACTGAACTGTGCTATTAAAAGTTAAGTGCACTTGGAACTTCGATTCTGTCAGATGCTGTTTAATTTGATACGCTGCTTCATGTAATTGCCGACAGCTGGTTTTTTCTTCATTCCGTAGACCAAGTACATGTTCAGGTACGGCCGAAGGAAGTAGAaatgggggaggggtgtgtgtgtgactaaGATAGAGAGAGCAACGCAAAGTTTCTTGGGTTTTCGGGAGGTACGCTTCTTcgtaaaatttttaaaactagatgtcctgaaatgcaattccctgcattctacaatttactaccaataatatttttgatccGCCGTGCCTGATGTTTATGCTATTATGCAATATATAACAGTtagtaaataaaagtatataccaAGTTATCATCGGATAAACATTTCCCTTCCTGTAAACAAACAGACCAGCTCACCTCTACGAGTCTGTAACACTCCCCAAAAATGGCGTACTGAATCCGGTTCAAGACAAATCCATTAATTTCTTTGTTCAGTATCACCGGATCCTGACCCAGTTCCTGCATCAAGGATTTTGTCTTTACTACCACACCCGGGTCTGTCCACGGGGCTGGTATGATCTCCAACAGAGGGCAGTAGAACGGGGGATTGGTCTGACAAACGAAATGTAGAACGACTGTTAAAAACAGCTAATACTTCATATTGCATATCACTATTAGGTACACGAAAATGCAAAGCTGACAGTCCTCTctcattgaaaaatatataaattactaaatattttgttctaGAATGCTGAAGGCAAAGAACTTCATGTGGTATATTTGTTTCTAAACAAAGTTAACAGTCAAACATTGAGATGTTAAGTTTTAATTGTGTCCTTGACATGCACATGTGAATCTGTATGTGACCAAGCGATATTCTTTTACCTATGTTCTGAGACCTAGACAGATTCCATGAATCATACCTTGTATTTTTTCAACAGCAAAATACCAGTTGTGTCCTTTAATTATTGCACATTTGTCTGTTTAGTTTGGCAAAAATGTCATTATTACGTCAATATAGTAATCAAATTTGTCATAACTCTAATCGCAATCACAAGGTGGACGTCATAGCCGTAAAACATAATGCATCTTAATCGTATCCTTCTCGAGAACGACATAAAGTAAAAAGTAGAGTCGAGAATaagcaattaaaacaaaaagggatCCGTTTAAGATGTGTTAgaatattgtatacatgtatataaaaaattaatcacGCGAAAACGTCAATCAAGAATCTCAAATCAATGGTACAGCAGATTACTTTGTCATCTCTGTGCATCTTTAGAAAATCATCGTTAGAAAAGTGAACCGGTAATAATGCTTCCAAATCATGTCATCTGTAACTCTAAATTCCAAAATCAGTGCTAGTTTTAACTGCAACCTAATGACAAATCTattatgtctttttttttcaagttcaaGCCATAAAGAGTATCGACCAGCCACTCTCGTTACCAATTGTTACGGATTACAAAACACAGGCGCGTAGTATGGCCAACATGTGTGATTCGCATGTGAAACACGAGGTTCAATAAAgggagaagagagggagagggagggggtgAAGAATGGGGAGAAGGGGAAAGGGGGGTATTGACGATATACCTTCTAAAAATAAGTGTTTACTGACGCTAATTTTCAGTGGCTCGCTTCTTGCATATCAAATTCAGTTATCCATTGCTGTGAGTGCAATTAATTTGGCCTCACCACGCATATTTAAAGACTGCTGGATTTTACTTGATTCATGACATCGTTGTTAGCTAATTGTCGATGAAACGCACGTGTGTTACTTCCTGTGTATGATTGGCTTCGCCCCAATAGGTTACTGATTTTGTGCCAGCGGAAATAATTTGATTACAGCCAGAGTGCAAGAAGTTGTTTTTTGTAGAATCTCACCGGATGACTGACGACAAACCGCGATCTGTGAGCGAGTTCTTCACTTATCTTAGACGGGACTATTGCACTGGCAGAACTCGATAAGATGACGTCATCCTTTATATCCAGGGAATCGATCTTCTTCCATACACTCTTCTTCATTTCCAGGTTTTCGGGTACACACTCctggtaataaaaaaacaaacgtaCTAATTTGAAACTAGTGGTGAggaagtgatctacagagaacagtatcgttcatagtcactgctggcctcgacgtgtagtcaacaagcgaacgaaaagaagaagactagtgttgggaatcggtttCAGTTTTAGCATCGTTCATAATCGGAGTGCACCAACCAATCAaccttttattataaaatcggTTTAAAAATTATGTCAACTTAAGAAAGATTGATGAATTATTTGGACTATGCACCTATTGTCATATTCACCTCTTCAATGTGTTTTCTGTAAACATAAAAACTGATCCAAACACTTACATTATTCACACTGTCTAGAAGAAGAATTCAAACTGTAGGagcaattacagttaacatttcccTCGATCATCgattttgaatatttataattaatcatCACATCGGTGGAGCccaaccgatcaattttcgattataatcgatcattggaacatatgtgtgtgtctctctctctctctctcccctctgcctccctctccctccctccctccctccctctctctctctctctctctctctctctctctctctctctctctctctctctctctctctctctctctctctctctctctctctctctctctctctctagttgcgtccaaaaaaaaatatacgaAAACGTTTCCTTTTCAGTATACACACGTCCTTTTTGTCTAACCGAA
This DNA window, taken from Gigantopelta aegis isolate Gae_Host chromosome 4, Gae_host_genome, whole genome shotgun sequence, encodes the following:
- the LOC121370832 gene encoding lambda-crystallin homolog isoform X1, coding for MSAQTSLKEDKIAIIGSGLIGSSFAMLFACAGYQVSLYDELDEQVDRARDEIHAKLAALRDQGLARGSLTLEQQAARVAGQHDLQECVRDAIFIQECVPENLEMKKSVWKKIDSLDIKDDVILSSSASAIVPSKISEELAHRSRFVVSHPTNPPFYCPLLEIIPAPWTDPGVVVKTKSLMQELGQDPVILNKEINGFVLNRIQYAIFGECYRLVEDGIISVQDCDKVMSSGLGTRYAFMGPFETGYLNAEGFESYCDRYRDMIYKLQTELGSPRLMGGDTMRRIHEDVGNMFGSVENIGQRRQWRDDRLAALAKLKKDADKQN
- the LOC121370832 gene encoding lambda-crystallin homolog isoform X2, with translation MLFACAGYQVSLYDELDEQVDRARDEIHAKLAALRDQGLARGSLTLEQQAARVAGQHDLQECVRDAIFIQECVPENLEMKKSVWKKIDSLDIKDDVILSSSASAIVPSKISEELAHRSRFVVSHPTNPPFYCPLLEIIPAPWTDPGVVVKTKSLMQELGQDPVILNKEINGFVLNRIQYAIFGECYRLVEDGIISVQDCDKVMSSGLGTRYAFMGPFETGYLNAEGFESYCDRYRDMIYKLQTELGSPRLMGGDTMRRIHEDVGNMFGSVENIGQRRQWRDDRLAALAKLKKDADKQN